The following are encoded in a window of Microvirga ossetica genomic DNA:
- a CDS encoding IS1182 family transposase — MSLHPEPIGEIPAETVRVARAAFPKGNIVARLRDEFSILYQDEDFRRFYPSRGQPALAPWRLALITIFQFLEHLSDRQAADAVRARIDWKYALGLELTDPGFHFSVLTEFRARLVAGQAEHLLLDTMLERFKARGLIKARGKQRTDSTHVLGAVHDLHLLELVAETLRATLDDLAAVVPDWIRVIAQPAWFERYAHRIEDYRLPKSREKREALSLEIGTDGFFLLDALDDASAPAAARAVPMVQTLRDVWRVHYARDDGRPRWRAGAELPPVGERLQSPYDPEMHYCTKRQMEWSGYKVHVTETCDDDAAHLITHVKTCPAMEQDMTSTAEIHACLAAKGLLPSEHYVDSAYIDAALLVSSRRDHGISLEGPVRGVSSWQARTGQGYDLPNFVIDWEREQVTCPQGKVSVTWRVARREDGSPRINAVFSRSDCGACVVRALCTPAKEARRAVYFHTRQEYEALNAARSRMHDPTWKERYHIRAGVEGTLSQGVRVFGMRRSRYIGLLKTGLQEVCSAAAMNVLRVVHWLDGWPRTKTRVTRFAALAPAL; from the coding sequence ATGAGCCTTCATCCCGAGCCGATTGGTGAGATCCCGGCCGAGACCGTGCGAGTTGCCCGGGCAGCTTTCCCTAAGGGCAACATTGTGGCCCGGCTCCGGGATGAATTTAGCATCCTCTACCAGGATGAGGACTTCCGACGGTTCTACCCGAGCCGGGGGCAACCCGCCCTTGCGCCGTGGCGGCTGGCTTTGATCACGATCTTCCAGTTCCTCGAGCACCTCAGCGATCGACAAGCCGCTGACGCTGTCCGGGCCCGGATCGACTGGAAGTACGCCCTGGGGCTCGAGCTGACTGATCCCGGGTTCCACTTCAGCGTGCTCACCGAATTTCGGGCCCGCCTTGTCGCCGGCCAAGCGGAGCATCTGCTGTTGGACACCATGCTCGAGCGGTTCAAGGCCCGCGGTCTGATCAAAGCGCGCGGCAAGCAACGCACCGACAGCACGCATGTGTTGGGGGCCGTGCATGACCTCCATCTTCTCGAACTTGTCGCTGAGACGCTGCGCGCCACTCTCGATGATCTGGCCGCCGTTGTTCCGGACTGGATTCGCGTGATCGCTCAGCCGGCGTGGTTCGAGCGCTATGCACATCGCATTGAGGACTATCGTCTGCCCAAGAGCCGGGAGAAGCGTGAAGCTCTCTCGCTGGAGATTGGCACGGACGGGTTCTTCCTGCTCGACGCCTTGGACGATGCGAGCGCACCGGCTGCGGCTCGAGCGGTGCCGATGGTGCAGACGCTGCGCGACGTGTGGCGGGTGCATTACGCACGGGACGATGGGCGGCCGCGCTGGCGGGCGGGAGCGGAACTGCCACCGGTCGGCGAACGGCTGCAGTCGCCCTATGATCCCGAGATGCATTACTGCACAAAGCGTCAGATGGAGTGGTCCGGCTACAAGGTCCACGTCACCGAGACCTGCGATGACGATGCCGCGCACCTGATCACGCACGTCAAGACCTGCCCGGCCATGGAGCAGGACATGACGAGCACGGCCGAGATCCATGCGTGCCTGGCCGCCAAAGGCCTCCTCCCTTCTGAGCATTACGTGGACTCGGCCTACATTGATGCGGCCTTGTTGGTCAGCAGCCGGCGGGACCACGGGATCTCGCTCGAGGGGCCGGTGCGGGGCGTATCGTCCTGGCAGGCCCGCACGGGACAGGGATATGATCTGCCCAACTTCGTGATCGACTGGGAGCGCGAACAAGTAACCTGCCCACAGGGTAAGGTCTCCGTGACGTGGCGCGTCGCGCGCAGAGAGGATGGAAGCCCGCGCATCAATGCCGTGTTCAGCCGCTCTGATTGTGGAGCCTGCGTCGTCAGAGCGCTGTGCACGCCCGCGAAGGAAGCCCGCCGCGCCGTCTACTTCCACACGCGCCAGGAGTACGAGGCATTGAATGCAGCCCGATCCCGGATGCACGATCCCACATGGAAGGAGCGGTATCATATCCGGGCTGGCGTCGAGGGCACTCTCTCACAGGGTGTGCGGGTATTCGGAATGCGCCGGAGCCGGTATATCGGGCTCCTGAAGACCGGCCTCCAGGAAGTGTGTTCGGCGGCTGCGATGAACGTCTTGCGGGTCGTACACTGGTTGGACGGATGGCCGCGCACCAAGACGCGCGTGACCCGCTTTGCTGCGTTGGCGCCAGCCCTCTGA
- a CDS encoding IS630 family transposase: MAAEREAYRQQMSELPVERLVFLDESGVTTKMARTHARAPRGQRAYGSIPLGSWQRLTVLGALACEGLVATMSIEASTSTSVLLAYLEQILVPALKRTKPDAILVLDNLRPHRATEVRDLLAQAGIGLLYLPRYSPEFNPIEPAWAKMKERLKAKAPRTLEALEAELKPALDTITAKDARGWIRHAGYALH; encoded by the coding sequence ATTGCCGCCGAGCGCGAGGCCTATCGCCAGCAGATGAGCGAGCTTCCCGTGGAACGCCTGGTGTTCCTCGATGAGAGCGGAGTGACGACCAAGATGGCCCGCACTCATGCGCGAGCGCCACGTGGGCAACGCGCCTATGGCTCCATCCCGCTCGGCTCGTGGCAGCGGCTGACGGTCTTGGGCGCACTCGCCTGTGAGGGCCTGGTCGCTACGATGAGCATCGAGGCCTCGACCTCGACCTCCGTGCTTTTGGCCTATCTCGAGCAAATCCTGGTACCGGCCCTCAAACGCACCAAGCCGGATGCCATTCTGGTGTTGGACAACCTGCGCCCGCATCGGGCCACAGAAGTGCGAGACCTGCTCGCGCAGGCCGGGATCGGGCTTTTGTACCTGCCGCGCTATTCCCCGGAGTTCAACCCGATCGAGCCCGCCTGGGCCAAGATGAAAGAGCGGCTCAAGGCGAAAGCGCCTCGCACTCTTGAAGCTTTGGAAGCGGAACTCAAACCCGCCCTCGACACCATCACCGCAAAGGATGCCCGAGGCTGGATCAGGCATGCCGGCTATGCCCTACACTGA